The Micromonospora sp. WMMD961 genome has a segment encoding these proteins:
- a CDS encoding pectate lyase, with product MQKRRSPGRRPLLLAVGVGVTVAALAAGMTSAFAATVFSDDFNDGNTSGWSKSGGTWTVDGSGVLNQSNAGSELARQFAGQTSWTNYSVQARVRPASFGSSSALVGLAARSSSSTKMYRLALLGSGRAELQAVNGSSLTAIGSASLGVGTGTWYTLRIEVSGSTIRGFVNGTQIAAGSNSLVGAGRIGLVTAYAGGGFDDVLVDSAGGGTPSTPPPTTTPPPTSPPPTTPPPTSPPPPAGWPTPTGNQKVDATIPVSGSFDGGLKRYYGIGDGGQSESQDPMFELAAGATLRNVIIGAPAGDGVHCEGDCTLVNVWWEDVGEDAATFRGGTTYTVDGGGARSASDKVFQHNGSGTVYIKNFRVENAGKLYRACGNCSTSYQRHVVIDNVSVRNTDAIAGINTNWGDTARFSRITIIGDPDRETSICVKYKGVPKGSEPTEIGEGADGVNCLYSPSDITYQ from the coding sequence GTGCAGAAAAGACGATCCCCCGGCCGACGACCACTCCTGCTGGCGGTGGGCGTCGGCGTGACGGTGGCAGCCCTTGCCGCCGGCATGACCTCGGCCTTCGCGGCCACCGTCTTCAGCGACGACTTCAACGACGGCAACACGTCCGGCTGGTCCAAGTCCGGCGGCACCTGGACCGTCGACGGCTCGGGCGTGCTCAACCAGTCCAACGCCGGCAGCGAACTGGCCCGGCAGTTCGCCGGCCAGACCAGTTGGACCAACTACTCCGTGCAGGCCCGGGTGCGGCCGGCGAGCTTCGGCTCGTCCAGCGCCCTGGTCGGGCTGGCCGCGCGGTCCAGCAGCAGCACCAAGATGTACCGGCTGGCCCTGCTCGGCTCCGGCCGGGCCGAGCTGCAGGCGGTCAACGGCAGCTCCCTCACCGCGATCGGGTCCGCATCGCTGGGCGTCGGCACCGGCACCTGGTACACCCTGCGCATCGAGGTCAGCGGCAGCACCATCCGCGGCTTCGTCAACGGCACGCAGATCGCCGCAGGCAGCAACAGCCTGGTCGGCGCGGGCCGGATCGGCCTGGTCACCGCGTACGCCGGCGGCGGCTTCGACGACGTGCTGGTCGACTCCGCCGGTGGCGGCACGCCGAGCACTCCGCCGCCCACCACCACGCCGCCGCCGACCAGTCCGCCGCCGACCACGCCGCCGCCGACCAGTCCGCCGCCGCCTGCGGGTTGGCCGACGCCCACCGGCAACCAGAAGGTGGACGCCACGATCCCGGTGTCCGGGAGCTTCGACGGCGGGCTCAAGCGCTACTACGGCATCGGTGACGGCGGGCAGAGCGAGAGCCAGGACCCGATGTTCGAACTGGCCGCCGGCGCCACCCTCCGCAATGTGATCATCGGTGCGCCGGCCGGTGACGGCGTGCACTGCGAGGGCGACTGCACGCTGGTCAACGTCTGGTGGGAGGACGTCGGCGAGGACGCCGCCACCTTCCGCGGCGGCACCACGTACACCGTCGACGGCGGCGGCGCCCGCTCGGCCAGCGACAAGGTCTTCCAGCACAACGGTTCGGGCACCGTCTACATCAAGAACTTCCGGGTGGAGAACGCCGGGAAGCTCTACCGCGCCTGCGGCAACTGCTCGACGTCGTACCAGCGGCACGTGGTGATCGACAACGTGTCGGTGCGGAACACCGACGCGATCGCCGGCATCAACACCAACTGGGGCGACACCGCCCGGTTCAGCCGGATCACCATCATCGGCGACCCGGATCGGGAGACCTCGATCTGCGTGAAGTACAAGGGCGTGCCGAAGGGGAGCGAGCCGACCGAGATCGGCGAGGGCGCGGACGGGGTCAACTGCCTCTACTCACCCTCCGACATCACCTACCAGTAG